One segment of Pleomorphomonas sp. PLEO DNA contains the following:
- the infA gene encoding translation initiation factor IF-1, whose product MTKEEVLEFPGVVSELLPNATFRVRLENDHEIIAHTAGRMRKNRIRVLAGDKVLVEMTPYDLTKGRITYRFK is encoded by the coding sequence ATGACCAAGGAAGAAGTCCTGGAGTTTCCAGGCGTCGTTTCGGAACTTCTGCCCAACGCGACTTTCCGCGTTCGTCTCGAGAACGACCATGAAATCATCGCTCACACCGCTGGCCGTATGCGCAAGAACCGCATTCGCGTGCTGGCAGGCGACAAGGTTCTGGTTGAGATGACGCCCTACGATCTGACCAAGGGCCGCATCACCTATCGCTTCAAGTGA
- a CDS encoding arsenate reductase ArsC: protein MTDDVETTMEDKQPGAVLFACSFNAVRSPMAAAIARHLFPGKIFVDSAGARRGELDPFAVTVMDEIGLDISRHRPQTFEDLEDSNFDLIISLAPEAHHKALEYTRYNSVEAEYWPTADPTLATGSRERILDEYRAVRDQLTARIKARLGWKPSFEPRREGMWEEGAAAENG, encoded by the coding sequence ATGACGGACGACGTTGAAACAACGATGGAGGACAAGCAGCCCGGCGCGGTGCTGTTTGCCTGTTCGTTCAACGCGGTGCGCTCGCCGATGGCGGCGGCCATCGCCCGTCATCTGTTTCCGGGCAAGATCTTCGTCGACTCCGCCGGCGCCCGTCGTGGCGAACTTGATCCCTTCGCCGTGACGGTGATGGATGAGATCGGCCTCGACATATCCCGCCACCGTCCGCAGACCTTCGAAGATCTTGAGGACAGCAACTTCGACCTGATCATATCGCTCGCCCCGGAAGCCCACCACAAGGCGCTCGAATACACGCGCTATAATTCGGTCGAGGCCGAATACTGGCCAACCGCCGACCCGACGCTGGCCACCGGCTCGCGCGAGCGCATTCTCGACGAATATCGCGCCGTTCGCGACCAGCTGACGGCCCGCATCAAGGCGCGACTCGGCTGGAAACCCTCCTTCGAACCGCGCCGCGAGGGCATGTGGGAAGAGGGGGCGGCGGCGGAGAACGGCTGA